In Mastomys coucha isolate ucsf_1 unplaced genomic scaffold, UCSF_Mcou_1 pScaffold20, whole genome shotgun sequence, one DNA window encodes the following:
- the LOC116099953 gene encoding uncharacterized protein DDB_G0271670-like, translating into MFLFPSSSRRRSSRSSRSSRSSHSSFSRDTSTSSSTSSSSLPSDTGSSSLPSNIGSSSELSSSSSGFSSSSLPSVTGTSSGFSSSSLPSVTGTSSGFSSSSLPNNISSSSGFSSSSNSSSSLPSDTGSSSLPSNIGSSSGFSSSSNSSSSSSLPNNIGSSSDFSSSSNSSSRLPSNTDGSSSLSSSSSKPSNTGSISNHGNNSPRPSNRGSISNHPRPSNRGSISNHGNNSPRPSNTGSISNHGNSGPRPSNTGSISNYSNSGSRPSNTGSISNHSNSGSRPSNTGSISNYNNSGPRPSNMGSRSSQSSSSSSSSSSNSSSSSSSSSNSSSHGNSDPRPSNTDSTSSRSSSSSSSSSSSHGNSDPRPSNTGSRSSRSNSGPRPSNTSSSSSSHSNIHTSRRSSSSSSSYSSSSSSSSSSGSSHSSSSSYSSSRSSSNHSRTPRE; encoded by the exons aTGTTTCTTTTCCCAAGCAGTAGCCGCCGCCGCAGCAGCCGCAGCAGCCGCAGCAGccgcagcagccacagcagcttcAGCAGAGACACCAgtaccagcagcagcaccagcagcagcagcttacCTAGTGATACAGGGAGCAGCAGCTTACCTAGTAATATTGGCAGCAGCAGCGAACTCTCTAGCAGCAGCAGCGGATTCTCTAGCAGCAGCTTACCTAGTGTTACAGGCACCAGCAGCGGATTCTCTAGCAGCAGCTTACCTAGTGTTACAGGCACCAGCAGTGGCTTCTCTAGCAGCAGCTTACCTAATAATATAAGCAGCAGCAGCGGCTTCtctagcagcagcaacagcagcagcagcttacCTAGTGATACAGGGAGCAGCAGCTTACCTAGTAATATTGGCAGCAGCAGCGGATTCtctagcagcagcaacagcagcagcagcagcagcttacCTAATAATATAGGCAGCAGCAGCGACTTCtctagcagcagcaacagcagcagcaggttaCCTAGTAATACAGATGGCAGCAGCAGCCTctctagcagcagcagcaaacctAGTAACACGGGCAGCATCAGCAACCACGGCAACAACAGCCCCAGACCTAGCAACAGGGGCAGCATCAGCAACCA CCCCAGACCTAGCAACAGGGGCAGCATCAGCAACCACGGCAACAACAGCCCCAGACCTAGCAACACGGGCAGCATCAGCAACCATGGCAACAGTGGGCCCAGACCTAGCAACACGGGCAGCATCAGCAACTACAGCAATAGTGGCTCCAGACCTAGCAACACGGGCAGCATCAGCAACCACAGCAATAGTGGCTCTAGACCTAGTAACACGGGCAGCATCAGCAACTACAACAACAGCGGCCCCAGACCTAGCAACATGGGCAGCAGAAGCAgtcaaagcagcagcagcagcagtagcagcagcagcaacagcagcagcagcagtagcagcagcagcaacagcagcagccatggcAACAGTGACCCCAGACCAAGTAACACAGACAGCACAAGCAGCCGAAGC agcagcagcagcagcagtagcagcagcagccatggcaACAGTGACCCCAGACCTAGTaacacaggcagcagaagcagccgAAGCAACAGCGGCCCCAGACCTAGCAACacaagtagcagcagcagcagccacagcaatATCCATACAAGCCGccgcagcagcagtagcagcagcagctatagcagcagtagcagcagtagcagcagcagcggcagcagccacagcagcagcagcagctatagcagcagccgcagcagcagcaACCACAGCCGCACTCCAAGAGAATGA